In Arachis stenosperma cultivar V10309 chromosome 1, arast.V10309.gnm1.PFL2, whole genome shotgun sequence, one DNA window encodes the following:
- the LOC130944445 gene encoding spermidine coumaroyl-CoA acyltransferase-like, with product MAHQINIASFKIENKDVEYVKPSKHTPSTTLSLSTIDNRPEFLPLSQVIRVYQLQNNNTTKKNCYSKNDPAIVIKEALSKALVYYYPLAGKLVKHHSNNGKVTINCNEDGVPFVEAIANCDLSSLNYLDLSDIGIAKNFVYDPPFHQDENGNQLIYPMVVKVTKFQCGGFTLGLGEPHTIADGAGSIKIFQAIAEFATGKSEPSVKPVWERERLNGSITKTPLLSPMDGASAAGSPYLPSKTLVHECFKVDSESIKRLKFNLAKEIVDNNVPITNEELSFTNFESLAAYVWRARTRALKLNYDGKTMLKFAVGIRRHIDPPLPEGYYGNTIVDADVVLAVKEVNERPLSQVVKAIRELKKVAFTKEFIKKSIDTLETRVEEFDFDGNGSCMALAEWKHLGFLRNMDFGWKEPVNVIPAPCNMFGEVSICIFFPPCDMDTSMSGGVKIYVSLPIDAMPKFREEMKALAITIS from the coding sequence ATGGCACATCAAATTAATATTGCATCCTTCAAAATCGAAAACAAAGATGTTGAATATGTGAAACCATCGAAACATACTCCTTCCACTACACTTTCTCTATCCACAATTGATAATAGGCCTGAATTCCTTCCCCTAAGTCAAGTCATTCGTGTATACCAATTACAAAACAACAACACCACAAAGAAAAATTGTTATTCCAAAAATGACCCTGCCATTGTGATCAAAGAAGCACTATCAAAGGCTTTGGTTTATTACTACCCTCTTGCTGGCAAGCTAGTGAAGCATCATAGCAACAATGGGAAGGTAACAATCAATTGCAATGAAGATGGTGTTCCATTTGTAGAAGCAATTGCAAATTGTGACCTTTCTTCACTCAATTATCTTGATTTGAGTGACATTGGAATTGCCAAAAATTTTGTGTATGATCCACCTTTTCATCAAGATGAAAATGGTAACCAACTAATATACCCTATGGTGGTGAAGGTGACTAAGTTTCAATGTGGAGGGTTCACATTAGGGTTAGGGGAACCACACACCATTGCTGATGGGGCTGGTTCCATCAAGATCTTTCAAGCCATAGCCGAATTCGCGACCGGAAAAAGCGAGCCTTCGGTGAAGCCTGTGTGGGAAAGGGAGAGGCTAAATGGGTCAATAACCAAAACTCCATTGCTAAGTCCCATGGATGGAGCTTCGGCCGCCGGTTCGCCATATCTACCTTCCAAAACCCTAGTTCATGAATGTTTTAAGGTGGATAGTGAGAGCATAAAGAGACTCAAGTTTAATTTGGCAAAGGAAATTGTTGATAACAATGTTCCAATTACAAATGAAGAATTAAGCTTTACAAATTTTGAGTCTCTTGCTGCTTATGTTTGGAGGGCAAGAACTAGGGCATTGAAATTGAACTATGATGGTAAAACTATGCTGAAATTTGCGGTAGGTATAAGAAGGCACATAGATCCTCCTTTGCCTGAAGGGTATTATGGTAATACCATTGTGGATGCAGATGTTGTGCTGGCGGTCAAAGAAGTCAACGAAAGACCACTCTCACAAGTGGTGAAGGCTATTAGAGAGTTGAAGAAGGTTGCTTTCACAAAAGAATTCATTAAGAAGTCAATTGATACATTGGAGACAAGAGTTGAGGAGTTTGATTTTGATGGGAATGGTTCATGCATGGCTTTGGCTGAGTGGAAGCATTTGGGATTCTTGAGAAACATGGATTTTGGGTGGAAGGAGCCTGTGAATGTGATACCTGCCCCATGTAACATGTTTGGGGAAGTGAGTATTTGCATCTTCTTTCCTCCTTGTGACATGGATACTTCAATGAGTGGAGGTGTTAAGATCTATGTCTCACTCCCCATTGATGCCATGCCCAAGTTTAGGGAGGAGATGAAAGCACTTGCAATTACTATTAGTTAA
- the LOC130944478 gene encoding spermidine coumaroyl-CoA acyltransferase-like, translated as SIMAPLIVEMKDVVFIKPSKSTPSSILSLSTLDHRPDLNMLYHIIQVYKSQKHDAYPNDQIDPNPINVIKEALSKALFYYYPLAGKIVKHDDGKFRIHCNSNDDRVPFIEAIANCNLSSLNYLDVGSSDDMEIAKQLAFQLPSLGDENGHQYPLRFKVTKFLCGGFTIGIGVSHVLCDGFGLSQFLHALIELARGRSEPSIKPVWERERLMGSITEMPLPSPINNASAAVSPHLPATTLVHECFKVDGESIRRLKMRLIKEYTSHSNIKTMKEIFTNFESLTAYIWRSRARALKLNHDGKTLLGIVVGARRHLDPPLPEGYYGNAIVDANVVLSVKELMEKPLSQVVKHIKEIKKVAFTRNYITDSINTLVTKEQDFNVEGIGAYFNVTDWKHLGFLENMDFGGNVLVNLLPAPCNMFAMVDLCIFVPPSKLDSSIKDGGVRIFVSLPNDAMPKFREEMEALILLNNI; from the coding sequence TCCATCATGGCACCTCTCATTGTTGAAATGAAAGATGTTGTATTTATCAAACCATCTAAGTCTACTCCTTCCTCTATTCTCTCTCTATCTACACTTGATCATAGACCTGACCTTAATATGTTATACCATATCATTCAAGTTTACAAATCACAAAAACATGATGCTTACCCAAATGACCAAATTGACCCTAACCCTATTAATGTGATCAAAGAAGCACTCTCAAAGGCCTTGTTCTATTACTACCCTCTTGCCGGTAAGATAGTCAAACATGATGATGGGAAGTTTAGAATCCATTGCAATTCCAATGATGATAGAGTTCCATTTATAGAAGCAATTGCTAATTGCAATCTCTCTTCTCTTAATTACCTTGATGTTGGTAGTAGTGATGACATGGAAATTGCAAAACAATTGGCCTTTCAGCTTCCTTCACTAGGTGATGAAAATGGCCACCAATACCCTTTAAGGTTCAAGGTGACCAAGTTTCTATGTGGGGGATTCACAATTGGAATTGGGGTCTCACATGTTTTATGTGATGGATTTGGATTATCTCAATTTCTTCATGCCTTAATCGAGTTAGCAAGAGGAAGAAGCGAGCCATCAATAAAACCTGTTTGGGAGAGGGAGCGGCTGATGGGGTCAATTACCGAAATGCCCTTGCCGAGTCCGATCAATAATGCCTCGGCCGCGGTTTCACCACATCTTCCGGCCACGACACTCGTGCATGAATGCTTTAAGGTGGATGGTGAGAGTATAAGAAGACTCAAAATGAGATTGATCAAAGAATATACTAGTCACAGTAATATTAAGACTATGAAAGAAATTTTCACAAATTTTGAATCACTCACTGCTTATATTTGGAGGTCAAGGGCTAGAGCCTTGAAACTAAACCATGATGGAAAAACTTTGCTAGGTATAGTAGTTGGGGCGAGAAGACATTTGGATCCACCTTTGCCTGAAGGGTATTATGGGAATGCAATTGTGGATGCAAATGTTGTCCTTTCCGTTAAGGAACTCATGGAGAAACCTCTCTCACAAGTTGTGAAGCACATCAAAGAGATCAAGAAAGTTGCTTTTACTAGAAACTATATCACGGATTCAATTAACACTTTGGTGACAAAAGAACAAGATTTTAATGTGGAAGGTATCGGTGCATATTTTAATGTGACCGATTGGAAACATTTGGGTTTCTTGGAAAACATGGATTTTGGGGGGAATGTTCTAGTGAATTTATTACCAGCACCATGTAACATGTTTGCCATGGTGGATTTGTGCATTTTTGTACCTCCTAGCAAGTTGGATTCATCAATCAAAGATGGAGGAGTTAGGATTTTTGTGTCTCTTCCTAATGATGCCATGCCCAAGTTCAGAGAGGAGATGGAAGCTCTTATACTTCTTAATAATATTTGA